A window from Salmo trutta chromosome 29, fSalTru1.1, whole genome shotgun sequence encodes these proteins:
- the bco1 gene encoding beta,beta-carotene 15,15'-dioxygenase isoform X1 has translation MAYDYAKNREERPDPVKADLKGNLPSWLQGTLLRNGPGIFSVGDTTYNHWFDGMALMHSFTFKDGEVIYRSRYLRGDTYKDNMAAKRIVVSEMGTMAYPDPGKNVISRVITFLNHTVPDFTDNCGNNFIRYGKDYYATSETNYIRKVDPVTLETQDKVDYMKYLAVNLVTSHPHYDKDGTAYNIGTSIAEKGKTKYTLFKVPDTTAGGTPPVKNKANASPALKNLEVICTVPCRSLLSPSYYHSFGMTDNYFIFIEQPFKLDILKMATAYMRGVNWASCLKFCPEENTLIHLIDRKTGKEVGIKYYTEAMIVYHHVNAFEEDGHVIFDVIAYDDPSLYNMFYLNVLKEQSKTSAMSVPKCKRFALPVQTDKGIDVGDDMVKLQYTTASAVKEKEGKLLCQPEVLCDGVELPRINYDFNGKKYRFVYMTCVAMSAVATKIMKLDTETKERTEWREENCWPSEPVFIPRPNGEGEDDGVVLTTVINSNPGESGFILVLDAKSFKEVARAYVNAELHMDMHGYFIPMEN, from the exons ATGGCCTACGACTACGCTAAAAACAGAGAAGAAAGACCTGATCCAGTGAAGGCAGACCTCAAAG GCAACCTTCCAAGCTGGCTGCAAGGCACATTGTTGCGCAATGGGCCAGGCATATTCTCAGTGGGGGATACCACATACAACCACTGGTTCGATGGGATGGCCCTGATGCACAGCTTTACATTCAAAGATG GTGAGGTAATCTACAGAAGCAGATATTTACGTGGCGACACATACAAAGACAACATGGCAGCCAAAAGAATTGTTGTGTCTGAAATGGGGACAATGGCCTACCCGGACCCAGGAAAAAACGTCATATCTAG GGTGATCACCTTTCTTAACCACACGGTCCCAGACTTCACTGACAACTGTGGCAACAATTTCATTCGATATGGGAAGGATTATTATGCAACCTCTGAAACCAACTACATCCGCAAAGTAGATCCTGTGACTCTGGAGACTCAGGACAAG GTTGACTACATGAAATACCTTGCTGTGAACCTGGTGACATCCCATCCACATTACGATAAAGACGGAACAGCCTATAACATTGGGACTTCAATAGCAGAGAAGGGAAAGACCAAATACACCTTATTCAAGGTTCCAGACACTACTGCGGGAGGTACAcctccagtcaaaa ATAAGGCCAATGCTTCTCCAGCCTTGAAGAACCTTGAGGTGATCTGCACAGTGCCCTGTCGCTCCCTCCTGAGTCCCAGCTACTACCACAGCTTCGGCATGACTGACAACTACTTCATCTTCATTGAGCAGCCATTCAAACTGGACATCCTCAAGATGGCCACAGCATACATGAGAGGGGTCAACTGGGCTAGTTGTCTGAAGTTTTGCCCTGAGGAAAAT ACCCTGATTCACCTGATCGATAGAAAGACAGGCAAAGAAGTGGGCATAAAGTACTACACAGAGGCAATGATAGTGTACCATCACGTGAACGCCTTTGAAGAGGATGGTCATGTCATCTTTGATGTTATCGCCTATGATGATCCCAGCTTATACAACATGTTCTACCTAAACGTGTTAAAAGAACAATCAAAGACCTCAGCAATGTCTGTGCCAAAGTGCAAAAGATTTGCCCTTCCTGTACAGACTGACAAG GGGATTGATGTTGGAGATGATATGGTGAAACTCCAATACACAACAGCCAGCGctgtgaaagagaaagagggtaAACTACTCTGCCAGCCAGAGGTGCTTTGTGACG GTGTGGAACTACCCAGGATCAATTATGACTTCAATGGCAAGAAGTACAGATTTGTCTACATGACTTGTGTTGCAATGTCAGCAGTGGCAACTAAG ATAATGAAGTTGGACACTGAGACAAAGGAGAGGACtgaatggagagaggagaactGCTGGCCATCAGAGCCCGTGTTCATTCCAAGACCcaatggagaaggagaggatgatg GTGTGGTCTTGACAACAGTCATCAACTCCAATCCAGGGGAATCTGGCTTCATCTTGGTGCTGGATGCAAAGTCTTTCAAGGAGGTAGCTCGAGCATATGTGAATGCAGAGCTTCACATGGACATGCATGGATACTTCATCCCAATGGAAAATTAG
- the bco1 gene encoding beta,beta-carotene 15,15'-dioxygenase isoform X4 produces the protein MAYDYAKNREERPDPVKADLKGNLPSWLQGTLLRNGPGIFSVGDTTYNHWFDGMALMHSFTFKDGEVIYRSRYLRGDTYKDNMAAKRIVVSEMGTMAYPDPGKNVISRVITFLNHTVPDFTDNCGNNFIRYGKDYYATSETNYIRKVDPVTLETQDKVDYMKYLAVNLVTSHPHYDKDGTAYNIGTSIAEKGKTKYTLFKVPDTTAGALKNLEVICTVPCRSLLSPSYYHSFGMTDNYFIFIEQPFKLDILKMATAYMRGVNWASCLKFCPEENTLIHLIDRKTGKEVGIKYYTEAMIVYHHVNAFEEDGHVIFDVIAYDDPSLYNMFYLNVLKEQSKTSAMSVPKCKRFALPVQTDKGIDVGDDMVKLQYTTASAVKEKEGKLLCQPEVLCDGVELPRINYDFNGKKYRFVYMTCVAMSAVATKIMKLDTETKERTEWREENCWPSEPVFIPRPNGEGEDDGVVLTTVINSNPGESGFILVLDAKSFKEVARAYVNAELHMDMHGYFIPMEN, from the exons ATGGCCTACGACTACGCTAAAAACAGAGAAGAAAGACCTGATCCAGTGAAGGCAGACCTCAAAG GCAACCTTCCAAGCTGGCTGCAAGGCACATTGTTGCGCAATGGGCCAGGCATATTCTCAGTGGGGGATACCACATACAACCACTGGTTCGATGGGATGGCCCTGATGCACAGCTTTACATTCAAAGATG GTGAGGTAATCTACAGAAGCAGATATTTACGTGGCGACACATACAAAGACAACATGGCAGCCAAAAGAATTGTTGTGTCTGAAATGGGGACAATGGCCTACCCGGACCCAGGAAAAAACGTCATATCTAG GGTGATCACCTTTCTTAACCACACGGTCCCAGACTTCACTGACAACTGTGGCAACAATTTCATTCGATATGGGAAGGATTATTATGCAACCTCTGAAACCAACTACATCCGCAAAGTAGATCCTGTGACTCTGGAGACTCAGGACAAG GTTGACTACATGAAATACCTTGCTGTGAACCTGGTGACATCCCATCCACATTACGATAAAGACGGAACAGCCTATAACATTGGGACTTCAATAGCAGAGAAGGGAAAGACCAAATACACCTTATTCAAGGTTCCAGACACTACTGCGGGAG CCTTGAAGAACCTTGAGGTGATCTGCACAGTGCCCTGTCGCTCCCTCCTGAGTCCCAGCTACTACCACAGCTTCGGCATGACTGACAACTACTTCATCTTCATTGAGCAGCCATTCAAACTGGACATCCTCAAGATGGCCACAGCATACATGAGAGGGGTCAACTGGGCTAGTTGTCTGAAGTTTTGCCCTGAGGAAAAT ACCCTGATTCACCTGATCGATAGAAAGACAGGCAAAGAAGTGGGCATAAAGTACTACACAGAGGCAATGATAGTGTACCATCACGTGAACGCCTTTGAAGAGGATGGTCATGTCATCTTTGATGTTATCGCCTATGATGATCCCAGCTTATACAACATGTTCTACCTAAACGTGTTAAAAGAACAATCAAAGACCTCAGCAATGTCTGTGCCAAAGTGCAAAAGATTTGCCCTTCCTGTACAGACTGACAAG GGGATTGATGTTGGAGATGATATGGTGAAACTCCAATACACAACAGCCAGCGctgtgaaagagaaagagggtaAACTACTCTGCCAGCCAGAGGTGCTTTGTGACG GTGTGGAACTACCCAGGATCAATTATGACTTCAATGGCAAGAAGTACAGATTTGTCTACATGACTTGTGTTGCAATGTCAGCAGTGGCAACTAAG ATAATGAAGTTGGACACTGAGACAAAGGAGAGGACtgaatggagagaggagaactGCTGGCCATCAGAGCCCGTGTTCATTCCAAGACCcaatggagaaggagaggatgatg GTGTGGTCTTGACAACAGTCATCAACTCCAATCCAGGGGAATCTGGCTTCATCTTGGTGCTGGATGCAAAGTCTTTCAAGGAGGTAGCTCGAGCATATGTGAATGCAGAGCTTCACATGGACATGCATGGATACTTCATCCCAATGGAAAATTAG
- the bco1 gene encoding beta,beta-carotene 15,15'-dioxygenase isoform X3: MAYDYAKNREERPDPVKADLKGNLPSWLQGTLLRNGPGIFSVGDTTYNHWFDGMALMHSFTFKDGEVIYRSRYLRGDTYKDNMAAKRIVVSEMGTMAYPDPGKNVISRVITFLNHTVPDFTDNCGNNFIRYGKDYYATSETNYIRKVDPVTLETQDKVDYMKYLAVNLVTSHPHYDKDGTAYNIGTSIAEKGKTKYTLFKVPDTTAGGTPPVKTLKNLEVICTVPCRSLLSPSYYHSFGMTDNYFIFIEQPFKLDILKMATAYMRGVNWASCLKFCPEENTLIHLIDRKTGKEVGIKYYTEAMIVYHHVNAFEEDGHVIFDVIAYDDPSLYNMFYLNVLKEQSKTSAMSVPKCKRFALPVQTDKGIDVGDDMVKLQYTTASAVKEKEGKLLCQPEVLCDGVELPRINYDFNGKKYRFVYMTCVAMSAVATKIMKLDTETKERTEWREENCWPSEPVFIPRPNGEGEDDGVVLTTVINSNPGESGFILVLDAKSFKEVARAYVNAELHMDMHGYFIPMEN; encoded by the exons ATGGCCTACGACTACGCTAAAAACAGAGAAGAAAGACCTGATCCAGTGAAGGCAGACCTCAAAG GCAACCTTCCAAGCTGGCTGCAAGGCACATTGTTGCGCAATGGGCCAGGCATATTCTCAGTGGGGGATACCACATACAACCACTGGTTCGATGGGATGGCCCTGATGCACAGCTTTACATTCAAAGATG GTGAGGTAATCTACAGAAGCAGATATTTACGTGGCGACACATACAAAGACAACATGGCAGCCAAAAGAATTGTTGTGTCTGAAATGGGGACAATGGCCTACCCGGACCCAGGAAAAAACGTCATATCTAG GGTGATCACCTTTCTTAACCACACGGTCCCAGACTTCACTGACAACTGTGGCAACAATTTCATTCGATATGGGAAGGATTATTATGCAACCTCTGAAACCAACTACATCCGCAAAGTAGATCCTGTGACTCTGGAGACTCAGGACAAG GTTGACTACATGAAATACCTTGCTGTGAACCTGGTGACATCCCATCCACATTACGATAAAGACGGAACAGCCTATAACATTGGGACTTCAATAGCAGAGAAGGGAAAGACCAAATACACCTTATTCAAGGTTCCAGACACTACTGCGGGAGGTACAcctccagtcaaaa CCTTGAAGAACCTTGAGGTGATCTGCACAGTGCCCTGTCGCTCCCTCCTGAGTCCCAGCTACTACCACAGCTTCGGCATGACTGACAACTACTTCATCTTCATTGAGCAGCCATTCAAACTGGACATCCTCAAGATGGCCACAGCATACATGAGAGGGGTCAACTGGGCTAGTTGTCTGAAGTTTTGCCCTGAGGAAAAT ACCCTGATTCACCTGATCGATAGAAAGACAGGCAAAGAAGTGGGCATAAAGTACTACACAGAGGCAATGATAGTGTACCATCACGTGAACGCCTTTGAAGAGGATGGTCATGTCATCTTTGATGTTATCGCCTATGATGATCCCAGCTTATACAACATGTTCTACCTAAACGTGTTAAAAGAACAATCAAAGACCTCAGCAATGTCTGTGCCAAAGTGCAAAAGATTTGCCCTTCCTGTACAGACTGACAAG GGGATTGATGTTGGAGATGATATGGTGAAACTCCAATACACAACAGCCAGCGctgtgaaagagaaagagggtaAACTACTCTGCCAGCCAGAGGTGCTTTGTGACG GTGTGGAACTACCCAGGATCAATTATGACTTCAATGGCAAGAAGTACAGATTTGTCTACATGACTTGTGTTGCAATGTCAGCAGTGGCAACTAAG ATAATGAAGTTGGACACTGAGACAAAGGAGAGGACtgaatggagagaggagaactGCTGGCCATCAGAGCCCGTGTTCATTCCAAGACCcaatggagaaggagaggatgatg GTGTGGTCTTGACAACAGTCATCAACTCCAATCCAGGGGAATCTGGCTTCATCTTGGTGCTGGATGCAAAGTCTTTCAAGGAGGTAGCTCGAGCATATGTGAATGCAGAGCTTCACATGGACATGCATGGATACTTCATCCCAATGGAAAATTAG
- the bco1 gene encoding beta,beta-carotene 15,15'-dioxygenase isoform X2: MAYDYAKNREERPDPVKADLKGNLPSWLQGTLLRNGPGIFSVGDTTYNHWFDGMALMHSFTFKDGEVIYRSRYLRGDTYKDNMAAKRIVVSEMGTMAYPDPGKNVISRVITFLNHTVPDFTDNCGNNFIRYGKDYYATSETNYIRKVDPVTLETQDKVDYMKYLAVNLVTSHPHYDKDGTAYNIGTSIAEKGKTKYTLFKVPDTTAGDKANASPALKNLEVICTVPCRSLLSPSYYHSFGMTDNYFIFIEQPFKLDILKMATAYMRGVNWASCLKFCPEENTLIHLIDRKTGKEVGIKYYTEAMIVYHHVNAFEEDGHVIFDVIAYDDPSLYNMFYLNVLKEQSKTSAMSVPKCKRFALPVQTDKGIDVGDDMVKLQYTTASAVKEKEGKLLCQPEVLCDGVELPRINYDFNGKKYRFVYMTCVAMSAVATKIMKLDTETKERTEWREENCWPSEPVFIPRPNGEGEDDGVVLTTVINSNPGESGFILVLDAKSFKEVARAYVNAELHMDMHGYFIPMEN, from the exons ATGGCCTACGACTACGCTAAAAACAGAGAAGAAAGACCTGATCCAGTGAAGGCAGACCTCAAAG GCAACCTTCCAAGCTGGCTGCAAGGCACATTGTTGCGCAATGGGCCAGGCATATTCTCAGTGGGGGATACCACATACAACCACTGGTTCGATGGGATGGCCCTGATGCACAGCTTTACATTCAAAGATG GTGAGGTAATCTACAGAAGCAGATATTTACGTGGCGACACATACAAAGACAACATGGCAGCCAAAAGAATTGTTGTGTCTGAAATGGGGACAATGGCCTACCCGGACCCAGGAAAAAACGTCATATCTAG GGTGATCACCTTTCTTAACCACACGGTCCCAGACTTCACTGACAACTGTGGCAACAATTTCATTCGATATGGGAAGGATTATTATGCAACCTCTGAAACCAACTACATCCGCAAAGTAGATCCTGTGACTCTGGAGACTCAGGACAAG GTTGACTACATGAAATACCTTGCTGTGAACCTGGTGACATCCCATCCACATTACGATAAAGACGGAACAGCCTATAACATTGGGACTTCAATAGCAGAGAAGGGAAAGACCAAATACACCTTATTCAAGGTTCCAGACACTACTGCGGGAG ATAAGGCCAATGCTTCTCCAGCCTTGAAGAACCTTGAGGTGATCTGCACAGTGCCCTGTCGCTCCCTCCTGAGTCCCAGCTACTACCACAGCTTCGGCATGACTGACAACTACTTCATCTTCATTGAGCAGCCATTCAAACTGGACATCCTCAAGATGGCCACAGCATACATGAGAGGGGTCAACTGGGCTAGTTGTCTGAAGTTTTGCCCTGAGGAAAAT ACCCTGATTCACCTGATCGATAGAAAGACAGGCAAAGAAGTGGGCATAAAGTACTACACAGAGGCAATGATAGTGTACCATCACGTGAACGCCTTTGAAGAGGATGGTCATGTCATCTTTGATGTTATCGCCTATGATGATCCCAGCTTATACAACATGTTCTACCTAAACGTGTTAAAAGAACAATCAAAGACCTCAGCAATGTCTGTGCCAAAGTGCAAAAGATTTGCCCTTCCTGTACAGACTGACAAG GGGATTGATGTTGGAGATGATATGGTGAAACTCCAATACACAACAGCCAGCGctgtgaaagagaaagagggtaAACTACTCTGCCAGCCAGAGGTGCTTTGTGACG GTGTGGAACTACCCAGGATCAATTATGACTTCAATGGCAAGAAGTACAGATTTGTCTACATGACTTGTGTTGCAATGTCAGCAGTGGCAACTAAG ATAATGAAGTTGGACACTGAGACAAAGGAGAGGACtgaatggagagaggagaactGCTGGCCATCAGAGCCCGTGTTCATTCCAAGACCcaatggagaaggagaggatgatg GTGTGGTCTTGACAACAGTCATCAACTCCAATCCAGGGGAATCTGGCTTCATCTTGGTGCTGGATGCAAAGTCTTTCAAGGAGGTAGCTCGAGCATATGTGAATGCAGAGCTTCACATGGACATGCATGGATACTTCATCCCAATGGAAAATTAG